The genome window AGCGTCAGCAGGGCAGCCTCGGCCACCATATCCGCTCCCGCACAACTCCCAACCGCCGCCGAACACCAGAGGGTCGCAGCCGTGTTCAGGCCGCGAACATTCATCCCCTCCTTCATGATGACACCAGCACCCAGAAAGCCGATACCGGAAACGACATAGGCGATGACACGCACAGCGCCTTCGGAACCTTCAATACGCATGGCCAGATCGACGAAGGTGGCGGCACCGATGGAAACCAGCACATTGGTGCGCAGGCCGGCGGTGCGCTGCCGGTATTGCCGCTCTGCCCCGATCAATGTCGCAAGCAGAAAGGCGGCTGTCAGGCTGATCGCCGTATCGGCATAGGATTGGGGATCAAAGGTCTCGATAAAACGCACGCTCAACCCTTTCCGTCTGAATAACCGGGAGATGCATTTCCGGGCCTCCCCCGTTCCGAGGCCGCATTCCGGTGGAATCGGCGCAAGGC of Granulibacter bethesdensis contains these proteins:
- a CDS encoding MgtC/SapB family protein, encoding MRFIETFDPQSYADTAISLTAAFLLATLIGAERQYRQRTAGLRTNVLVSIGAATFVDLAMRIEGSEGAVRVIAYVVSGIGFLGAGVIMKEGMNVRGLNTAATLWCSAAVGSCAGADMVAEAALLTLFVMIGNTLLRPLANAINRTPFNEMASEAHYEVRVICPAAEIPQTRDLLADFLENHKYSAASIDERKGQNSTGELVAQLVSTAVNPQEMDQMMEELRTRSGVLHAGWEVSTRD